From one Phorcysia thermohydrogeniphila genomic stretch:
- a CDS encoding HEPN domain-containing protein, which translates to MKEFPIQILELCRSLLKKRGNEGVYRTIIARSYYAALLYAALWIDENHKKVDWNRKRLHQFVPSHIGQYLPDEYRKTIPAFIHSLRKMREDADYQPAFDIEKEEAVKAFKKAEYIISVLQSLQKS; encoded by the coding sequence ATGAAAGAGTTTCCGATTCAAATTTTGGAGTTATGTAGGTCTCTCTTGAAAAAGAGGGGTAATGAGGGAGTATACAGAACAATAATAGCACGTAGTTATTATGCAGCATTGCTTTACGCTGCCCTATGGATAGATGAAAATCATAAGAAAGTTGATTGGAACAGGAAGCGCTTACATCAATTTGTCCCTTCTCACATAGGTCAATACCTACCGGACGAATACAGAAAGACGATTCCAGCTTTTATTCACTCTTTGAGGAAGATGAGAGAAGATGCTGACTATCAGCCTGCCTTTGATATAGAAAAGGAAGAAGCTGTAAAAGCTTTCAAAAAAGCCGAATACATCATTTCTGTTTTGCAGTCTCTCCAAAAGTCTTAG
- a CDS encoding tyrosine-type recombinase/integrase codes for MAKGRLRLEDVPSWEEVLRLWDFVLDRFIGAGEEAEKVRRELLREGFRPIYGLREVCFFGLLFFTGCRVSELLAIRKKDVNLLKKVILIRQLKKRKGEELVREVLLPPPVEEYVREYVLREVKGEELPLFEFTRQRAWQLVRELTEKVLDRPLHPHVFRHAFAIRLLKTISNLEYVRRLLGHKDYDTLKHYLDFTIEDMKEELLSKTFGETAKQK; via the coding sequence ATGGCTAAAGGCAGATTAAGGCTTGAAGATGTCCCAAGTTGGGAAGAGGTTCTTAGGCTGTGGGATTTCGTCCTTGACAGGTTCATAGGTGCAGGTGAGGAGGCAGAGAAGGTAAGGAGGGAGCTCCTACGGGAGGGATTCCGTCCTATCTATGGCCTTCGGGAAGTTTGCTTTTTCGGCCTGCTTTTCTTTACAGGGTGTAGGGTTAGTGAGCTCCTTGCTATACGGAAAAAGGACGTCAATCTCTTGAAAAAGGTGATTTTGATACGGCAGTTAAAGAAGAGGAAAGGGGAGGAGCTCGTAAGGGAGGTTCTCCTTCCTCCACCGGTAGAGGAGTATGTAAGAGAGTACGTTTTGAGGGAAGTTAAAGGGGAGGAGCTCCCTCTTTTTGAGTTTACCCGTCAAAGAGCGTGGCAGTTGGTTAGGGAGCTCACGGAAAAGGTTTTGGATAGGCCACTACATCCTCACGTTTTTAGGCATGCTTTTGCTATTAGGCTGTTGAAAACCATTTCTAATTTGGAATACGTTAGGCGGTTATTGGGACACAAGGACTATGATACCTTAAAGCATTACTTGGATTTTACGATTGAGGATATGAAGGAGGAGCTCCTTTCTAAGACTTTTGGAGAGACTGCAAAACAGAAATGA